A window of Danio aesculapii chromosome 16, fDanAes4.1, whole genome shotgun sequence genomic DNA:
GAGTAACTCTTTGGCAAGCCATGGATTGTGTTTTGATATTTAGCTTGTGCTTTGCGTTGCTAAAACTCCAAGTAATTAATGTAACCGATCCAGTTCCTACAGTACAACATGTATGCGAAGACTCAGAATATATCAGCTGGTCTTAAACACTGTATTGTTACAGTTTGGAGAGTGGATAACAACAACTACTATGGATATCGGCCTTATTAATGTGAGGTAACACTTCACAGCACAAGACGTTGtgattcattttacagtaaaatgtgcTTCAGTTTGGTTTCTTCAGAATAACAGCGCGATGAAGagatgacaattttttttaatgacaacagaTATCAtctagctggcagctagctctctgcaactcttacatggtcgcccactaCAGATAAGCAGGGCtttgcctggtcagtacctagatgggagaccacatgggaaagctaggttgctggcggaagtggtgttagtgaggccagcagggggcgctcaacctgtggtctgtgtgggtcttagCACCCGAGTATGTTAATGGGGAATCTATACTGCTCCGTGCGCATCATCTTTCGGAGGAGATGTTAAacctgtggttgttaaaaatcccaggatgtcctttgaaaaaaaatagGGGTTTAATCCTGGCTAAAtttggcctctgtctatcatggcctcctaaccatccccatatcataattggcttcatcaatccaccaatcagctggtgtgtggtgtgctgtctggcgcaatatggctgccgtcgcgtcatccaggtggatgctgcacactggtggtggatgaggagatgcAGACTTTGGTTCTTGCAAACAATTTTCTAGCACATTATGCTTTTTAAATCTTTCTGAGATTCAGTCAGTGTAGAAATGTTGATTATCCAGATGCTTTTAAAAGACAGACTTTTACtacagtttttctttttgtttgtttgtttgtttgtttaaaattgcAATGCAAATCAAACTGGCTTATTTATTGGTAATATGACATACACATGAAACGTTTCTTACAGTAtcatatttttgaatattttacagATTTCTACCATTGCATTATTTTTGACTTCTGATGCAAGAAGTACTCAAGAAAGCAATGTCCAAGTGAGAACAATCCATATATGACCAAATActacaaatgttaatttaatataaggtgcgtcccaaatcgcaaaCTGATGcaaatgtggttatactcatggcaggtattatttggtcgTTTGGTCAGTTATCTCGCTAATCTGGCAATggtcaaacgtcatctgggaaactATTGAATTTGCAGTTAGTAAAAAAACCTTAGTGtttcatttgggatgacactacattcatatactatgctgttgactgtgagtgcataagtacatagtgcatagtgtgccatttgggatgcagccaTACTGTTAAAGTGAACATCTGAATTGATATGTATATAGAACAGTGTAAACAATCCAATAAGGAATGCCACAACTGtttaaaaactttacaaaattttcattttgattgaTTCTGCATTACATCAGATGTAGATTTTACAACAAATCTACTTTTTTTCACCATGAGTCTGTGGGAGCTGTTAGTCTGCAACTGGCACTTCTGAGGTGCTTCAAGCTCAGTTGTTCAACTGATTCAGGAGAGATGGGCCTGCCCACCTTGCAGCTGGATCTGGACAAAGTATATGCCCACACAGTGGCACAGGGATGGCAAGCTTTAATACCTTCCTGGCAATCAAAGCCATAATCTTCTACAACAGTTCCAGGGTGTGCCGACCTATTATTCTTTTCCTTGCTGGATGATGTGCAAGAAGAGTTCCTGGTGTGGCTCGAAGTCTTTGACTCCTGGCCTTTCTTGCGCAGAGGTAACGGATAAATAGAATCTTCCAACTCATCTTGCTTTGGTGAGTTGCAAGGTGACAAGGTCAAGTCACTGCTGGTGTTGTTGGAACTGCTGTTGTGCACTGTGAAACAGTTCTGCAAGTACTTTGGtgcatcagaattattatatacAAATACTGTGTAAACAAAACTTTTAGGAGTACTTTTAGAAGTTGGATATTTATCTTGAGTCTGAGCTTACTTTTGTGCTCATATCAGAGTTGTAAACTTAAACAGTCACTCTGGTCATTATCCAACTGTAAACATGACTTGTccataatgatttttttcttctatcTGTAAATCTGTGGGCACTGCTTGTCTGCTACTTGCAAATGATGGCATGTTGACACTGGTGGACTGTGCCATGCCCCAAATGAATCAGGAGAGGTGAGCTTGCTGAGTTTTGAATCATACCTGGATGATGTTAAGCCTGCATCACAGAATAAGGGCAGAGAGCTTTGGTGCCTTTAGAGTCTAAGCCATTCGCTTCTACAAATCTTGAGCAGCTCCAGCAGAGCCTGAGCCATTCTGAGCAATTCTTGAGCAGTTCCAGGGTGTGCTGTTCCCAGCTGTTTTCCCATGCTAGATCATGCACGGGAAGATTTCCAAGAATGGCTCAATGAGTTTTAAGTCTTAGACTCCTGGCCTTTCTAGAGAAGAGATAACAGCTAGACAGAATctttgtctttcttctgttgtgtGACTGAATTGTACGGAGGCCATAATGAGCTTTCCTTAAATCTGTAAGTCTGTGGGAGCTGCTCGTCTGCTGCTGGAACTGCTGGCCAATGAGGCACGATGGCTCGGTGACACTCGTGGACTATGCCGTGACTCAGAGCTCGATTCTTCAACTGAATCAGGGGAGGTGGGTCTGCTCAGCTTGGTATCAGACCTGGAGGAGGTACGTGCCCGCACCGCAGAATAGGGACAGCGAGCTTTGGAGCCCTCCAGGGAATCTGAGTCTGAGCCATTACCTTCTACGACCGTTGAGCAGTTCCAGGGAGCACTACCCTTCCAAGGTTTCTTTCCCATGCTGGATGAGGCATGAGAAGATTCTCTGGTGTGGCCCGATGATTCTGAAGACTTAGACTCCTGGCCTTTCTTGTGCAGTGGTAAAGTTTGGACAGAATCTTCCCCTTCGTCTTGCTTTGGTGGAGTGACAGAGTTGCAAGGTGGTGAGTGCGAGTCACTGCTGGTATTGTTTGAATTGCTGTTGTGCTCTGTGGGACTGTTTTGCAAGTACTTTGGTTCATCAGCACCGTTTTTAGCTGGTAAATCACCCTGAACAGGCAGGAAAGCAGAGGATGGGTTAATCAAAGGAGGATAAGCAGCTCCATCAGGTGGTCGATCAAGAAGAAGGTTGTATCCACTGGGTGCAGATGCAATGGTGGCCTTACGGCCAGTGGAGGTACCAATGCACGTCTGATGCACCACAGAATCTTTCTTCACTTTGTTGGGATAGTAGCTGTCATTGGGATCATCCCTCAGCTGTGGGTAGTAGTTAAGAATGACCTTTTTAAGTTTCTTGTAGCCCAAGTGCAGGATCTCCAGAATGTTGAGGAACAATGAAATGCCAGCTATGCATTGCATGAACACCATGAAGACGCTTTTCTCAGTGGGTCGAGA
This region includes:
- the LOC130243073 gene encoding gap junction alpha-9 protein-like; this encodes MGKQLGTAHPGTAQELLRMAQALLELLKILHNSSSNNTSSDLTLSPCNSPKQDELEDSIYPLPLRKKGQESKTSSHTRNSSCTSSSKEKNNRSAHPGTVVEDYGFDCQEGNAVDCFVSRPTEKSVFMVFMQCIAGISLFLNILEILHLGYKKLKKVILNYYPQLRDDPNDSYYPNKVKKDSVVHQTCIGTSTGRKATIASAPSGYNLLLDRPPDGAAYPPLINPSSAFLPVQGDLPAKNGADEPKYLQNSPTEHNSNSNNTSSDSHSPPCNSVTPPKQDEGEDSVQTLPLHKKGQESKSSESSGHTRESSHASSSMGKKPWKGSAPWNCSTVVEGNGSDSDSLEGSKARCPYSAVRARTSSRSDTKLSRPTSPDSVEESSSESRHSPRVSPSHRASLASSSSSRRAAPTDLQI